A region of Panicum virgatum strain AP13 chromosome 8N, P.virgatum_v5, whole genome shotgun sequence DNA encodes the following proteins:
- the LOC120684778 gene encoding homeobox-leucine zipper protein HOX7-like, whose amino-acid sequence MELELNLGVSPALAKGTAMPMLTWSVSSSLRVEVPVRQAAEDKGGFGGRTKKKPRLSKEQYGFLEDSFKEHSTLTPRQNSDIASRLNLGPRQVAIWFQNRRARTKLLQTKEECENLKRGCAALTQENRRLQGEVAELRALLTNPASFTATHQSSVPFGTVQRGPPGPISLVLGTPRRKC is encoded by the exons ATGGAGCTTGAGCTTAATCTAGGGGTTTCTCCAGCTCTAGCAAAGGGCACTGCCATGCCTATGCTGACAT GGAGTGTGAGCTCATCCTTGCGGGTGGAAGTTCCTGTGCGCCAGGCAGCTGAAGACAAGGGTGGGTTTGGTGGTAGAACCAAGAAAAAGCCGAGGCTGAGCAAGGAGCAGTATGGGTTCCTGGAGGACAGCTTCAAGGAGCACAGCACCCTGACGCCA AGACAGAATAGTGACATAGCGAGCCGGCTCAACCTTGGACCGCGGCAAGTGGCCATCTGGTTTCAAAACAGAAGAGCTCG GACAAAGCTGCTGCAAACCAAGGAGGAGTGCGAGAACCTGAAACGTGGCTGCGCGGCGCTAACACAGGAGAACCGAAGGCTCCAAGGAGAGGTCGCGGAACTGCGCGCCTTGCTTACCAACCCTGCAAGTTTTACAGCCACCCACCAGAGCTCCGTTCCGTTCGGCACTGTGCAGAGGGGCCCGCCAGGACCGATTTCTCTTGTACTCGGTACTCCTCGTCGTAAGTGCTAG